The Primulina tabacum isolate GXHZ01 chromosome 1, ASM2559414v2, whole genome shotgun sequence genome contains the following window.
ATCCACAACAAAATTATCACAAACACCCGTCACCTGCGCAAGCCTCTAACTCAGTTATGTCCTTAGATAAAATTGTGAAGGCCTTAGCTGAGAACACTCAAAAATTTCAACAGGAAACGAGGGCTAGCATTCAGAATTTGAGCACTCAAGTGGGACAGTTGGCGACCTCAATTCACAAGTTGGAAGCAAAAAATTTAGGTAATATACCTTCTCAAACAGTGGTGAATCCAAGAGAGAATTTGAGTGCAATTACTTTGAGAAATTGTAAAGAATTGGATGTTCAAGAAATTGGAGTACAAGCATCAATCAAGCAAAAGGAAGAGAATGAGATAAAATTTGAggataaaataatcaatcaagATGATGCTCCGAAAGGTAAGTTTTCTCCTCTACTTGAGTATAAACATATTCCCCCATTCCCTCTTGCATTGAACAGGAAATGTGAAAGTATTAAGGAGTTGAATGACACTCTTTGTAGAGGCGAGGTAAATATTCCTTCATTAGATACTATTAAACCAGTACCTCGTTgtgctaaaattttaaaagaattttgtACTACAAAAAAGAGACATAAGTTGAAGGGGTGTAAAAGGAAAAGGTAGGAGAACATGTTTCTGCAGTCATTCAAAAAACTATTCCTATCAAATGCAGTGATCCAGGTATGTTTTCTATCTTTTGTACTATTAGCGATACTAGACTTGAAAAGGCTATGTTGGATTTAGGTGCTTCTATCAATGTCATGTCTGATTCTGtttataattatttggaatttGGACCTCTGACTGAAACCGACATTGTGATCCAGTTGGCTGATAGGTCCACTGTTTATCCTAGAGGTGTAATTGAAGATGTTCTTGTGAAAGTTGAAAATTTGGTTTTTCCTGCTGACTTTTATTTGCTTGACATTGAAAATGATGATTCAAACAGTCAAATTTTGCAAGGAAGACCATTTTTGAAAACTTCAAAGTCTGTCATATATGTTAATAGTGGTACCCTTACTATGGAATTTGATGGTGAGATCGCTAAGTTTAATATTTATGATACCATGAAATATCATGTTAGTGAAAGCACTATTAATACTCTTGATATCGCTAATCacttgtcacaagaaaattcaaaaattgttgGTAAGAATGATTTAGAGGTGATTATTGAAAGACCTGTTGAAAATTCTAATACTCTGTAAGAGAAGTCGGTCTCACATCCGTAAAGTAAATAGGGTGAAGCCAGAGATTGAGAATCAgaatatttcttcttctttggaGCAGCAGCGAGAGGCATTTTTCAAGGACGTGTAATGCGGAATCCGTTGTTGGAGGTCTTCTTGTGTGAGGCGGATCCGAAGGAGTGAACTTCATATGATTGTAGAGTCGGAAATGAGAGTGTGACAAGGAGTATAAGGATGATGGATCCGATGTGTCTGGCTTCGGACGCTTATCTCTCTCTGATTCGCAGATATCTAAAATTGCGCAAAAACTTCCTCCAGATCGACCCAAGCATGTACTCATAAAAAAGGAGGAAATATCCAAGGGATAGAGATTTCCAAGAAATTCAAAGAAAACAAACATTTGCTGAAATTTGCTATGAAAATATTCAATCGGAATAAAGTGGACAAAGTGACCATATATGAACCACCATGAGCAACAAGAAAGAATGAAGTCGAGCCAACGACAATAAAAAGAGGCGCtgattgggaggcaacccaatttttatttttatttttggttttattattttgatttttttccttttctttttttaaaatagtaCAATTTTTGTTACATTTCTGCAAAAGATATCTTCTAACAAGACGTGACCACGCCTTATAAGAATACCACTTCtgcggaaaaaaaaaattccagtaGAGGTTTTCGCACAATGCGTGACCACGCCTTGTTGAAACACCACtactgatttaatttttttaaaaaattaattttcgtTCCAGTAGAGGTTTTCGCACAAGGCGTGGCCATGCTTTGTTGAAACACCTCTACtgggtaaaaataaataaataaaatttgccTTACATGCAGTAGATGTTTCCTAGCAAGGCGTGATCATGCCTTGTGAGAAAACATAttctgattttgaaaattttttgcCCTATACGCAGAAGATGTCTCTTAACAGGACGTGATCACGCCTTATAAGAAAACATCTTCTGATGTTGTCTCAAGggcaaataaattaaaaaaaaaagaatttacGTTTCTTTTATTTAATCCTATTTGTACTCACCCCTTTCACATCTTCTCTCAGCAGATTCCATCATCGATCAATAATTTCTCCCGCCACAACAATAGAAAGCTTTGTTCTACGGTGCTCAACATTTTTCAGGGGAGTTCTCTAACTTTTCTTACTATTTTATCGTTTTAGTTGAGCATCTATTTTTTTTCATTGAGGACAATGTCAAGTTTAGGTGTGGGagttgttgatttgattgtgagaAATTTGACTTGACTATGgtatttttgattttttattttatttgatttttagcattttgatttaatttttctgcattttggatataaaaaaaattaaataaataaaaataaaaaacagtgACGTTGCTATTTCCAAGCACCTAGTTCATTTGTTATCTCTTTCTTTTGAATCCCGATTGCCTCCGATGCGAATAAAAAAATGACGTTTTCTTTGCGTGCAAATGTTTTTGCATTCTCACTTTTGCATTATGAATAAGTTGCTCTTGATGATAGTTAGAGAGGACAAGTATGTGGGATTTAACACAATTGCTATATTTTTTCTTTGGTGAAATTTGAGCCTATGAGCAATCATGATATCATGCTCCATTTTCTTTGATTGTGTGTTGTCTTTGCATTGTATGATAAGGGCATTAGGTTTAAACAAGTTTCTTTCGCATCATCTGAGCCGTTCTTTGAGCCTACCCTGATTCATAGACCCCTAGTGAACCAAGTTTGAGCCTCAGCCTTTTTCTTTGAATTAAAATAACCACATTACAAGCCGTGATAAATCCTTTTTGTTGGTTATCCCCCGTTTTGAACCTTGAATTGGAGAATCATATAAACTTTTCACAAATAGCATCACTCAACCCAAAATAATGTGAATTGTTGGGATTTAGTCAATCTCAAATCCTTATAGTCACCGTCtacaaaaaaaaccaaaaaaataaaaaaaaaacaaaaaagaaagatAAAGAAGAGAAGTAGACGAagtaagaaagaaaaaaaagagccgaaaaaaaaaacaaaaaaaatgctCTTGATTGTTATAATGAGATATAAGATTTTTTggatacatttttatttttgtgagaAAAGTTTGATATGGTTTCTTTAACTCCATAGCTCATTGTTTCCTTTTATCCTACCTTACCCTTAGCCACATTACAACTCATTTATCGCCCTTTttgtttgtgtattttaattcattcattTAGTGGAAGgatgtgatatatttgcaaGCCTATGGTAAAAAATTTCAATGCATTTGACATGAGAGTTTGTTGACATATATCCTAGACACCAATGAGCGGAATGAGCGAATCTTGTGAGGAGTTGTTAAATTCCATGCATTTTAATTTCTACACATTCTGATTGCAGTGATTGTTCATGATGTTATTTTGTGAGAtgctctgaaattaaaatgtcatgttgcatgaaaaatgttttggaTAAGTAGAGGAAGCGGAAGGAGGACGAAAAATTGAGATAATgagttgatttattttatgcttGAGGACAAGCATCGTTTAGGTGTGGGAGATTTTGATAGGCTCATAATAGttagtattttttattttcatatttcccattattccaacctccgatatgtttaattgatacatttttgtgtaattttattATAGGAGGAACTTTTACGGTCTTGGAGAAAATTTGAGCTAAAAAGGTGTTGTTTATCACATTTGAAGTTTTCAAGATAGATTTTGAAAGAGAATGACCAAACCAGAAGAGGTCCTGGAACAAGGCGTGACCACGCCTTGTGATTATGTTTCACCTGCCTAAATGGCAAGATAAGATTTTGTGTAACAAACAAAATCTTCAAAAAAAGGCCACAAAATCTCACGTTAACAAGAAAGAGAAGGAGAGAAGATTTTTTATCCAATTAGAACAAATCTCGTTCACGTACAAAATCAACAAGAGGTGGCAAGAAGGAATTGTTTTCTCCAATCACTATTCAcgagagaagaagaagaaaaaaggcGCAGATTTCCAGAATTTTCTCCCAACAAAATAGTTTGCAATTCTCTAtgttttcttatttattttttatggataTTGTAGATCAAACTATGCTACGCTAATTTTCTTAGTCTGATTCAAGGGATAATctactattttaattttatcattGTGATGTTTCTGtactttaatttattattcttgTTTGCCCATGTATtcgttgatttatgatttaattatatgaatgttatatgtcaattaatctgacaatttattttgatatatgattttctaATGCTAAtcatgaattcagtgatccgtaattgtcatgaaaGATTGGTACGTGAGTAGCAATATGTTagatgtgttgtgctatcataacaTGTGTAATCTAAATAAATCTACAGAACTAGATCTTCCAATTGCAGCTATCTATgttgttagattttaggattaactgttttcatgAAACTAAAATACtatctttaattaatatggaacgctatcgtgcccAATTGATTATTGGTAAGTTTTGACTGGATGCTGGGTTCCGTCAATTAATTTAggaaaacacaagaattttagcggctatccctattattctaaggttaattgctTGGAATAACATGAATAAATGATTTGGTTAACCGATGAACAGTGAGGTAATTAAATAGTAGAACCCCCATTGAATCAGTATTTTCTCATAATAAATTCTTCACTTTATTCTCGTCAATTAATTTTCATTTCTAGATTCAATATTTTTCTTGCTTGGTAATTTTAGCtttggttattttatttagtaattatcaaaacaaatccctctttttttatttttattatcaaaagaaataaatctaccgttccctgtggattcgaccctactcaccattacactcgtttttatttaaaagggtAGGAATTAATTTGGTGGTCAACGACAGCACACCAGCGATAGTAGGACTTATCGATCTTTAGTGAAGGaaaaaaaggaattgaagttctAATGCCTGATTATAGAGACAAACACTGATGGTTTTAGAATTTGGGGAGTAAATATTGCCAATATCCCCTCTTAATTCCCATTATTTAGAGAGTAATGAAAAAAAAACCTGTGATAGTAAAGAGGTCAAAGATCCTAAAAATGGCTCGATGATTTATCATCATGTGAATCTAGTTGAAGAttttgatcttttttttttgacGTTTTTATCAAAGGGTTAATGAATTACTGAATTTTATCTTTCGAGCATTTAAGTACTTCATTTCTttataaaattgtcaaaataattcataatTAAAGCATAATCCTTTTAACAAAAAACACTTatgattatataatttttaacacATGAAGTAGTCAAAAAAGGTTCGATATATGATTATCATCATCTATCATACTATACTTGACGAAAGATGTTTGTACCGTAAATTGACTTTTTTAGATCGTAAACttgtaatttattaaaatttggtttttaaccaataacttatatattttgttttttccCTATGGAGACCATAAAGTTCACCTATATATATGGCCACAAAACTAGCTACAACTTATTacatagaaaaatatatttactctGGCAATATGATAAAATACACCTTCTTGTTATTCGTTCTTTTCCCGACTTTGCTCCATGCAGATCAAGATCCCCGTGGTTGTTTTCTTTACCCAaaggttcatgttcatgtttttaaccGGCTTCCTCCCGCCGAATTTATGGTGGTACACTATGCTTCTAAGGACACTGAATTTGGAAATCATACGCTGGCAGTAGATCAACAATTCGAATTCAGTTTCTGTGCGATACCcttttcgactttttttttttcatatatggTGGCAAATTAAAGACTCTGGATTTGAGGCTTACAACGCTAAGTGGCTTGCTAATCCATGTGTCGGCCCTGACTGCCTTTATGAGGCAAAGCCAGATGGGATTTATTTATCTGGAAAATTCAGACGACCTTGGAATGTAAcacaaattaataatatatgaaCATGAATGAAATCTGTTATATCTTTAAGTTTTCTTCGTTACCATGGAAAATTTGTATCCATTTTGCAATAAAATGATATGATATCTCGTGTTTACGGTCATTCCATGATTTCGAGCTCGCCGGATAACAATTGTTCCACGTCAGCTCCatgtaaaaaaaatgattaaaattgccaaaaggTTCGTATTCATGTCGTTAACAGACTTCCCCCCAACTCCGAACCTATGGTGGCACACTGAGCTTCTAAACACGACGATATTGAGAATCATACAGTGGCTACAGGTCAGGAATTGGAATTCGGTTTCTATGCGAAACcctttttgattttatttgttttgGTCACGTGTGGTGGAAAAACAGAGATGCTGCTTTTGATGCCTATAGCGCTAAGTGGTTTGATAATCCATGTGTTACACATGATCGACTGTGTCTGGGAGGCGAAGGACGGATTGGATTTATTAATCCTGAAACTTTAGAAAAAGGTGAAAAATAAAGTGTATGAAGacaaataaaatcaattatATTTTTACACTTAGTTTCCTTCGTCGTTGCCCTCGGATTAATTCTCGGTGACTATTATTTGTATATTATAGAGTTATGTGATAAAATTATATCATATTTCATGTTTTAGATTTGCATGGATTCGAAAAGATTGTCAGCCAAATGCAGTTTTCGAGCTGGGGTGACAATTATTTAGTTGTTCTAAATTATGTTTCATTATTCAAGAGAAACCAAATGCTGTTTTTTCCGACATTGAAAATTAGTGAATTGAATTTCTTTACACGATGGTGGTGGTGATATCCCGGGAAGAGCCCCGGACATCCTAGGACTTGGGTAGGAGGATAGATCGAGATGATGAGGGAAGTCGATGTAAGAACTAGCTCGAGAAAATGAAGTACTCTTTTATAGGTCATCCATGGTTTGCTTAACCAAAGAAGCTGACCACAAACAAGCATGAGCTCTTAGCTTAGCTCGAGATAACTGCCCAAGAACTTCGGAACAGACATCAATCATGGGCCCACAAGTATGGAGGATCATACTCCGAAATTATTAACATGTAATACAGCAAATGTAGGGGTAATTTGATGAGACCAGAAGCAACATAGGTTGTCAATTGTAATAGTCTCAGTGGGCAGGGCATAGACAGCCATCATGCCATGAAGAGTGGTCAGACACTGAAAATAATGTCACCATTGACTTCTTTCTATAAATACTCAGGTTCACTTGATCATAAAGCAGATATTTCACTTAACAATTTGCCACGGGCATTCAACATATACTCTCTACTACATTTTCCTTTGTGTAAACACATGATAGACTTGAGCATTGGAGTGGACACGTCGGAAAACCTTCTTTGCTCTTAAAGTGTGCAGATTCCTCAACCCGGGTACCATAAGTCCTGTCTCTACTGTGCCAGAGAAGATTCTACCCGGCCCAATAAATCGCTCACTCAGCTCATTTGATTTACTCGGTCATCATCATTTTGTAAATTCCTTAGCCCGGGTACCATCTGTTCGGTCTCTAGTTGTACCCTAGAAGAACTTACCCAGCCCGATAAATCGCCAGTCAATTCACCAGATTGATCCGACCATCATTAATTGGATTAGTGAGAAAAGTGAAAATTAAGGGAAAGGAAATCAGTGAAACCTGATTTCAATTGCATATTAATCTAAACCATAAATTCAATGTCAATTTATTATTCTTTCACCTACACTTGTAAATAAtgataacaaaaaaattaatcaattaaaatttaaaaaatatataagacAAACCATTTCCTTCTTATTTCCATGCAAGATCAAGAAGGCCCATGGCCTAGGATTGTGACCTCCATTGCACTTGGGAGGGCACTTTCCTAAGGTCGGTCGATCCAAGTGGTCAAGGCTACATCATAATTTGTGATCAAAGACAATGGCGGAGCCAGAAATAGGGCTTCATCTGGGctgaaattttaaattctaaaatcttttaatattttaaattgatctatccgaaataatatcatattaattcaaatttatacaaaatttatatatacattataaaaaaaaattgagctaCGCGAGCTAAAGCTGAGTAGAGTAAAGAACCATGTGGCTCCGCCTCTTATTGAAGAGGTCTGCGTAATTTAAGCCACCTAAAAGTTGCGAATTATTCAAAGTTCTCACTTTGAATATATTTTCCAAATTCTCTTGTTTGACTATGTTATTCTCTCGTACACCTTTTAATAGAAACCATGATTCTAGGAATTAACGtttcaaatttaatatataaactAGTGCGTACATACATATCACTGTATGTATATAACAGAATATCAGGTCCCGTTTTTATTGAGAGTAATTTATGTCACTACACTACTAAAAATGTCggcataatttttttaattttttaaataatttgtttaattatatttttatacgtctaaaataatgtatatattatataaattaaatatctgGCACGTCCGGGATTTTATAACTATTCAAATACGTAcgacaaatattttattattataaaaaactaATTTCTATTTAAATAAACCAAATTTACAAGAACTTTATGGGAGGAAGATAAAAAAATGTGTAGAATTAAGTagttgagagaaaaaaaaataaaaataaaagggtGTGAAAACTTATTTAAGAATTActtgtaaaaattaaaaaataatacttttttttttaatattcatCAGCTTTcccttaaattttaattaattttctttaaatgatgaagtaataaaatataaaataactcGTCGTATTAAAATTGTGTCGAAGTTAAAGATAGAATTTAATTCACCACAAATCAATAATTGTGAAGTCGTTCTCTATTAATTACTTCACTACAACACACAACAAAAATGAAGTCTTTTAAATCTACTACTTTGTCATTAAAtataaattgtgaagtaacaaaAGATCaaatacttaaaaaaaaaagcttAAACCATTTGAAAAATTGAAACAGACGCCAAGCGACGGTTTacacaaaccgtcgctaattagcgacgggtttttttgaactgtcgctattagcgacggttaattaATAACGACAGTTTACAAAAACGGTCGCTGTTAGCGACGGTTAAATTgaatccgtcgctaattaaatcggcgacggtccaaaaacgtcgctaatagcgacattTTAATTACAACCATCGCTAATAGCAAATTGCCTATAAATATCTCAACCCTCAATTCATTTTTCTGTACACCGCTTCACATCTTCGGTCCATTTTTTTCTCTTGGGTGATTTTAATTTCACTTTAGATAAATTTTTTAGcttcaatttttaatttttgatgacaaatttaattttgttgttCGTTTATTTTATCGCAAGTTAGATCGTTTTAtagattatttaaaaatatgatatctaGATGAGTTGAGgagattatttaaaaatatgtacaaataattataaaattaaatattttttattaaattataaaactaaattttttctaaaaaaaatcatataagtTGCGATGGttttatagcgacggttttgaatactgaccgtcgctaattagcgacggtttttataaaCCCGTCGCTATACGATAAAACGTCGCTAATTagcaaccgtcgctaatttagttACATAACATCGAAGTCGTTCGCATCAATTActtcacaaaaataaaaaacatgtgAAGTTATATAACACATTTACTTCGTCATTCATTGTAAACTATGCAGTTATATATAAGCTATTACTTTTGCACTTTACGAAATCGACGATGTAGAAGACGTTGCTTTACTTCGGCATCAATCTAATTCCGACCAAAGACTTTGCTAATTTCTTGGATACGACTTCGGTGACATGCGAAGTCAAATGGTTACCTATTATTACTTCACGTGCGTCTACTTCGGCAATTATCTACATACTACTTCATCGAATATGCGAAGTAAATCAAAGAAATTCTACTAGTGTATCACCTCTTAATTCCCATTAATCAGAGagtaatgaaaaaaataaaaacttgtgATAGTAAAGTGGTAAAAGAACCTAAAAATGGCTCGATGATTTATCATCATGTGAATCTAGTTGAAGATTTtgatccttttttttttttttgttgaagttTTTCTCAAAGGGATAATGAATTACTGAATTTTATCTTTCGCTCATTTAAGTACttcatttctttttaaaattgtcaaaataattcataatTAAAGCATAATCCTTTTAACAAAAAACACTTATGATTATAATTTTTAACACATGAAGTAGTCAAAAAAGTTTCAGATATATGACTTATCATCATCTATCATACTATACTTGACGAAAGATGTTCGTACCGTAAATTGATTTTTTAGATTGTAAACttctaatttattaaaatttgatttttatccAATAACTTTTTGTTTTTTCCCCTATGGAAAGCATAGAGTTCACCTATATATATGGCCACAAAACTAGCTACAACTTATTacgtagaaaaatatatttactctAGCAATATGATAAAATACACCTTCTTGTTATTCGTTCTTTTCCCGACTTTGCTTCATGCAGATCAAGATCCCCGTAATTGTTTTCTTAACCCTAGGATTCATGTTCACGTTTTTAACCGGCTTCCTCCCGCCGAATTTATGGTGGTACACTGTGCTTCTAAGGACAGTGAATTAGGAAACCATACGCTGGCAGGTAGATGAACAATTTTTATTCAGTTTCTGTCCGATACCCTTTTCCACTCTGTTTTTTTGTCACATATGGTGGCAAAATAAAGACTCTGTATTTGATGCCTACAACGCTAAGTGGCTTGCTAATCCGTGTGTCGGCACTGACTGCCTTTATGAGGCAAAGCCGGACGGGGTTTATTTATCTGGAAAATTCAGACGACCTTGGAACGTAAcacaaattaataatatatgaaCATGAATGAAAACTGTTATGTCTTTTAGTTTTCTTCGTTACCATGGAAAATTTGTATCCATTTTGCAATAAAATGATATGATATCTCGTGTTTACGGTCATTCATGTGGTTTGATAGCATAATCACTCTTATTATATATCATTTACTTATCCTATCACACGAACCAAACGATGCCTAAGTGGTTTGATAATCCATGTGTTACACATGACTGTGTTTGGGAGGCGAAGGAGGATGGGATTTTATTAATCCGGAAACTTTAGAAAAAGGTGGAAAATTAATAGTGTATGAACacaaataaaatcaattatatttttattgtttgtgGTATTCAAAGATGAGAGGAAaagcaagaagaaaacaaatgaaTGACTTTGTAGAGGCAAGTGTTGAACACTTTCTCCTTAAAAAGAATTTGCCCCTCATAATGTGCTAATGGTTTGTGGCAATCTTTAGTTGGATTAGTGGGAAAAGTGAGGATTAAGGGAAAGGAAATCAGCAACTGCATATTCATCTAAACCATAAATTCAATGTCAATTTAATATTCTTTCACCTACACTTGTACATAAtgataacaaaaaaattaatcaattaaaattaaaaaatatataagacAAAC
Protein-coding sequences here:
- the LOC142556729 gene encoding uncharacterized protein LOC142556729 gives rise to the protein MIDAASGGALVNKTPQEARTLISNMAANAQQFGQVQQVKTCGVCAMVGHPTDTCLSLQGDPPQQVNAIDGFPGQSQRRYDPYSNSFNPGWKDHPNFSYRNQGGQQGYPQQNYHKHPSPAQASNSVMSLDKIVKALAENTQKFQQETRASIQNLSTQVGQLATSIHKLEAKNLGNIPSQTVVNPRENLSAITLRNCKELDVQEIGVQASIKQKEENEIKFEDKIINQDDAPKGKFSPLLEYKHIPPFPLALNRKCESIKELNDTLCRGEVNIPSLDTIKPVPRCAKILKEFCTTKKRHKLKGCKRKSDTRLEKAMLDLGASINVMSDSVYNYLEFGPLTETDIVIQLADRSTVYPRGVIEDVLVKVENLVFPADFYLLDIENDDSNSQILQGRPFLKTSKSVIYVNSGTLTMEFDGEIAKFNIYDTMKYHVSESTINTLDIANHLSQENSKIVGKNDLEVIIERPVENSNTL